Proteins encoded in a region of the Halarcobacter mediterraneus genome:
- a CDS encoding sugar phosphate nucleotidyltransferase, whose amino-acid sequence MKAIVLAGGFGTRIQPLTNSIPKPMLPILNRPMMEHIILKLRDELGITEIAVLLYFKPEIIKDYFKDGKDLGVNITYFQPDDDYGTAGAVAFAREFLDETFIIVSGDLVTNFDFKKIKKFHEKKKSKLTITLTSVENPLQFGVVITDEDERIVRFLEKPSWGEVFSDTINTGIYVIEPEILDYIPYKQDFDFAKDLFPSLMAEEIPLWGYSLEGYWRDVGNPKSYRDVYKDIFDEQIKLSFKGEEKNISNAKVFMEENVELPEKVRLKGTVVLGKNVSIAEGVTLKDCVLGDNVKVKKHSEVLDSIIWENTSIGAKVKLNNSVICNDNIIKDEVKAPYGVTIAEDCEINKKVSFEKDIIIWPEKIVEASSVVSTNIIWGNKYKSSIFENGSVIGRTNVELSCQMSTKLAEAFGSTLPVGSSIYISRDYHNTSFMLKRAFLSGILSTGVNVVDPKNVPSNVMRHSLSKNGNIIAGVHLRQSVYDSTQTQIIFYTNEGLLLDSKLSQAIERVFFRENFRRVNHLEIGSVCEDNQLRENYIKQIINSSDIKMFQSSELKVAVDIMNGSTSDIYPVIINELGIENIILNAHQTEKRKAFDIVKFQQNMQDIVRGVNLSCGFLIYPNGHKIQVVDDEGELIYDYKMLLVMLQLLDITSSKQLNILLPAWAPDFVNYKNLNITRAKLTNFKADELREYDLIADTDGHFAFSEFGLNKDAIFTSFKILELIQKANVRLSKIVNNLPKFCFKGENISCPSSKKGKIMRKFLEDAKKKKSSSVDGVKIWIDEDQWILMVPDQYAEYLNIYVQAEDEKTAGKIFYKYQDKIEKWISE is encoded by the coding sequence ATGAAAGCAATAGTTTTAGCAGGAGGTTTCGGAACTAGAATACAACCCCTTACAAACTCTATTCCAAAACCAATGTTACCAATTTTAAATAGACCTATGATGGAACATATTATCTTAAAATTAAGAGATGAACTTGGTATTACAGAAATAGCAGTTTTGCTATATTTCAAGCCTGAAATAATAAAAGACTATTTTAAAGATGGAAAAGATTTAGGTGTAAATATCACTTATTTTCAACCAGATGATGATTATGGTACAGCAGGTGCTGTTGCTTTTGCAAGGGAGTTTTTAGATGAGACTTTTATTATTGTAAGTGGAGATTTAGTTACAAACTTTGACTTTAAAAAAATCAAGAAATTCCATGAAAAGAAGAAATCAAAACTAACAATAACTTTAACTTCTGTAGAAAACCCTTTACAGTTTGGAGTTGTTATTACAGATGAAGATGAAAGAATTGTAAGATTCTTAGAAAAACCTAGTTGGGGAGAGGTCTTTAGTGATACTATAAATACGGGAATTTATGTAATCGAACCTGAAATATTAGATTATATTCCTTATAAACAAGATTTTGATTTTGCAAAAGATTTATTTCCTAGTTTAATGGCTGAAGAAATACCTTTATGGGGATATTCTTTAGAAGGTTATTGGAGAGATGTAGGAAATCCAAAAAGTTATAGAGATGTATATAAGGATATTTTTGATGAGCAAATAAAGTTAAGTTTTAAAGGTGAAGAAAAAAATATCTCTAATGCAAAAGTTTTTATGGAAGAGAATGTAGAACTTCCAGAAAAAGTAAGATTAAAAGGAACTGTTGTACTAGGTAAGAATGTAAGTATTGCTGAAGGTGTAACTTTAAAAGATTGTGTTTTAGGAGACAATGTAAAAGTAAAAAAACACTCTGAAGTCTTAGACTCAATCATCTGGGAAAATACTTCAATAGGTGCAAAAGTAAAATTAAATAATAGTGTGATTTGTAATGATAATATTATTAAAGATGAAGTAAAAGCTCCATATGGAGTTACAATTGCAGAAGATTGTGAAATTAATAAAAAAGTATCCTTTGAAAAAGATATTATTATATGGCCTGAAAAAATAGTAGAAGCTTCTTCTGTTGTAAGTACAAATATAATTTGGGGGAATAAATATAAATCCTCAATTTTTGAAAATGGTTCAGTAATAGGAAGAACAAATGTTGAATTGTCTTGTCAAATGTCTACTAAATTAGCTGAAGCTTTTGGTTCAACTTTGCCTGTAGGAAGTAGTATTTATATTTCAAGGGACTATCACAATACTTCATTTATGTTAAAAAGAGCTTTTTTAAGTGGTATCTTATCTACAGGAGTTAATGTAGTTGATCCTAAAAATGTTCCTTCAAATGTAATGAGACATAGTTTGAGTAAAAATGGTAATATTATTGCTGGTGTTCACCTTAGACAATCAGTTTATGATTCAACTCAAACACAGATAATTTTTTATACAAATGAGGGCTTACTTTTAGATAGCAAATTATCTCAAGCAATTGAAAGAGTATTTTTTCGAGAAAATTTTAGGAGAGTAAATCATTTAGAAATAGGTTCTGTTTGTGAAGATAATCAATTAAGAGAAAACTATATTAAGCAAATAATAAACTCTTCTGATATTAAAATGTTTCAATCTTCTGAGTTAAAAGTAGCTGTTGATATAATGAATGGTTCAACTTCAGATATTTATCCTGTAATTATAAATGAATTAGGTATTGAAAATATAATTTTAAATGCTCATCAAACAGAAAAAAGAAAAGCTTTTGATATAGTTAAATTTCAACAAAATATGCAAGATATTGTAAGAGGAGTTAATCTAAGTTGTGGTTTTTTAATCTATCCAAATGGACATAAAATCCAAGTAGTAGATGATGAGGGTGAGTTAATTTATGACTATAAAATGCTTCTTGTAATGTTACAGTTACTTGATATCACTAGTTCGAAGCAACTAAATATATTACTTCCTGCTTGGGCACCTGATTTTGTAAATTATAAAAACTTAAATATCACAAGAGCAAAATTAACAAACTTTAAAGCAGATGAATTAAGAGAATATGATTTAATTGCTGATACAGATGGACATTTTGCTTTTAGTGAATTTGGCTTGAATAAAGATGCAATCTTTACAAGTTTTAAAATATTGGAATTGATTCAAAAGGCAAATGTTAGATTATCAAAAATTGTAAATAATCTTCCTAAATTTTGTTTCAAAGGGGAGAATATCTCTTGCCCTAGCTCTAAAAAAGGGAAAATAATGAGAAAATTCCTTGAAGATGCAAAAAAGAAAAAAAGTTCTTCTGTTGATGGAGTTAAAATTTGGATAGATGAAGACCAATGGATTTTAATGGTTCCAGATCAATATGCTGAATATTTAAATATATATGTTCAAGCAGAAGATGAAAAAACTGCTGGAAAGATTTTTTATAAATATCAAGATAAAATAGAAAAGTGGATAAGTGAATAA